A single Wolbachia endosymbiont (group A) of Bibio marci DNA region contains:
- a CDS encoding pyridoxal phosphate-dependent aminotransferase, translating into MSDLAKRMSLIKPSPTIAVTDKANKLKNEGKKICILAAGEPDFDTPDHIKKAAIQAISEGKTKYTTVDGTRELKEAIINKLRKDNNLEYTLNQICVGTGAKQVLFNLFMATINSGDEVIIPAPYWVSYVDMINLFGGLPVVVECKQNFKLTPELLKNKITKKTKWLILNSPNNPAGAVYTYDELKDISQILLEYPHVNIVTDDIYEHIIYDGKFFTIAQVESKLYDRVFVVNGVSKAYAMTGWRIGYIAGRSDVVKAISTLQSQSTSNPNSIAQAAAVEALNGDHSFLKERTRIFKSRRDFMVEKLNSAPGLSASVPQGAFYLFVSCEGLLNKSTKSGKIINNDLDFTEYLLEDHLVAVIPGIAFGLENFIRISYATSQEQLEIGCDSITKACQELK; encoded by the coding sequence ATGTCAGACCTTGCAAAAAGAATGTCCCTAATAAAACCATCACCTACGATTGCTGTAACTGATAAGGCAAATAAGTTGAAAAATGAAGGAAAAAAGATCTGTATTTTAGCTGCAGGAGAACCAGATTTTGATACTCCAGATCATATAAAAAAAGCAGCTATTCAAGCAATAAGTGAAGGTAAAACTAAATATACTACTGTTGATGGAACGCGTGAGCTGAAAGAAGCAATAATTAATAAGTTAAGAAAGGATAATAACCTCGAGTACACGCTTAACCAAATCTGTGTTGGTACAGGTGCTAAGCAGGTGTTATTCAATTTGTTCATGGCAACAATTAACTCTGGAGATGAAGTTATTATTCCAGCTCCTTATTGGGTTTCATATGTTGATATGATAAACCTTTTTGGCGGCCTGCCAGTTGTGGTAGAGTGCAAACAAAATTTTAAACTGACACCGGAATTATTGAAAAACAAAATAACTAAAAAGACTAAATGGTTAATTCTTAACTCGCCAAATAATCCAGCAGGAGCTGTGTATACGTATGACGAATTGAAAGATATATCACAGATATTGCTTGAATATCCACATGTGAATATTGTTACAGATGATATTTATGAGCATATAATATACGACGGAAAATTTTTTACTATCGCTCAGGTTGAGTCGAAGCTTTATGACAGAGTTTTTGTGGTCAATGGAGTGTCAAAAGCTTATGCAATGACAGGCTGGAGGATAGGGTATATTGCAGGTAGGAGTGATGTGGTAAAAGCTATCTCTACGCTGCAGTCTCAGAGCACTTCTAATCCAAATTCGATAGCACAAGCAGCAGCAGTTGAAGCATTAAACGGTGACCATAGTTTTTTGAAAGAAAGAACAAGGATTTTTAAGAGTCGTAGAGATTTTATGGTGGAAAAGCTAAATTCTGCTCCGGGATTATCAGCATCTGTTCCACAAGGTGCGTTTTATTTATTTGTCTCATGTGAAGGATTGCTCAATAAAAGCACAAAAAGTGGTAAGATAATAAATAATGATTTAGATTTTACCGAATACTTGTTGGAAGATCATTTAGTTGCTGTAATTCCAGGAATTGCATTTGGTCTAGAAAATTTTATCAGAATTTCTTATGCAACTTCTCAGGAACAATTAGAAATTGGATGTGATAGTATTACTAAAGCGTGCCAGGAGTTAAAATGA